The Chanos chanos chromosome 9, fChaCha1.1, whole genome shotgun sequence genome includes the window atttttttgtctgaagGAGATTGAACGAAAGAAGGTTAGTGATCATGAACGTGAGGTCAGAGGTTTACGATCTCACCTCTTcgatattttcatttaatttaaaagaaGCAGGAATATGTATTGTTTCACACTCAGCGATATCGCTACGCGCTGAAGAGTATTTATCATAATCATACGTTCCTATTTGATCGGACATTTGGCTCCGCCTATCGACATACGTCACGGGCCAGTGCGGTAAAAGGTCACAGGCAACAGTACCAACATGGCGGCCTCCTTGTGTCAGTGTTACCAGGTGAGACTTCGTTCTTGAAAGCATTAAATTCACAGCCTGAGAGAAAAAGCATGCGGAGAATGTTGTTTCGGGTTTTGAATACGATTCAACACCGGAGcgaatatgtatgtttttgtactGCACGCGTTTTCAAGGAAAATAATCAGTAGGGCATTGAGCGAACGGTTTGTCATGCCGGTGTAATCTGAGGCCTGGATTAAAACATTCTTGGAGAATTTAAAGAACAATTTTGATTTAACATATTATTATCTTAATCTGATATTGTTTTCGCGGAATACATGATATTCAATATAGCGTGTCTTTGAGGTTATGAAAATGTACTGGTTATTCAAGGATTTTTCAGCTAACAAGGATTTACCCAATACAGTAACCACGTACACCACATACAGTTTCCAGCCAAAGAGGTTTCAGTGAAAATAATGGCAATTTTCGGATCGATCGACGGCAAACAAGTTTGTCAACAGAGTCACAGCTGTAACCTACTGGCATATTCTCTAGATTTAATTTGCCTTGGTCTGAACACAGAATAGAACTACTCATAGTGTCTCTGTCATTCGGTGGTAATGAATGCTTACATCGGCTGTGTTTTCTCCAGCGTTGTGTTCGAAGGAGTTGCGTGTTGCTGTTGTCTCGTCCCTATGTCGCCACATATGACAGGTCCCATCTACACAGGATATGTGTGCCAGTCACCAACACCTTACAGGTACAGATGTTTATTCAATAAGTTAAtggtattttttatttgttctattTTGAACATCTAACTGTATTCATGATTTCTTCTGTATTATTAAACCACTTTATTAAGagtgttgttatttaaaaaaaaaaaaaagtactaacCACGACTGTCTATCCAGAGGCGCATGATGAATAGTGTTGTAATATCTTGCTTCGTGGAAATGCGCACGTTCTGTAGACGCGGCACGCGTCGGGTGGAGGAGGTGGGCGAAAGGGCTTTCTTGGGGAGTTTCTGGACAGCCTGAAGCAGGAGCTGAGTAAAAATAAGGAGATGAAGGAGAACATCAAGAAGTTTCGCGAGGAGGCAAAAAAACTAGAGGAGTCGGATGCTCTCAAACAAGCCAGGCGGAAATTCGTGAGTGTGTCACTCTTTTGTCTCAGCGTCTGAGCGGCTTGTCTCAGTGGTCAACAGTCTGAGGGAATTAACAATATTTTAGCgaattgttattattttttttaatgtccaaCGAAAAGGCAGAGAAGTAGATTTAAGTGGATTCTGCATTTGCCGACCTGTTGACCTCATGTAAAAACGAGTATAAGGTTTATCTTATGTTTCTCTCCGTTTTTGCAGAAAACGATCGAATCTGAAACGATGAAGACTTCGGAAGTGCTGAGGAAGAAACTAGGGACAATTTCCGAGAGCGTTAAAGAGgtacacagacaaaaagtcgatgaaatatttaacactTCTTTAACAACATTTCTATTATTTAGATCCTCGCGAGTCAACATCCACTGATTTTTGCTCAGTTTCGTTTGAAGCCCATTGTGATAATATGTTTTGTAACATTGACGACCAGCCGATCATAAACCACAGTACGGCACAGTGCTGATCAATACAATGTGCTTAATCTTCCTCTGAAAAGTAAAAGATAATGAAACATAATGATCCTCATGATGAAAAGATTGAGGAGTTTACAAACGAGCGTTTAGGGGATTCGGTATTTAACGACTAACTGTCCCCGCATGGCGGTGTGTCGCCCGGACGAATCCCTCCCGGACTCGGTGTTTTGAGCGTAGGGGCTTGAGGAAGTTAGCCGCACGGACCTGGGGAAGAAGATCAAAGAGGGGGTCGAGGAAGCGGCGAAAACGGCCAAGCAGTCTGCGGAAACCGTGTCCAAGAGTGGAGAGAAACTTGGGAAGACTGGTGCCTTCAGAGCCATCTCACAGGTGAGGGCTGGAAACCAGTAAATACTGGTATACCCCAAGTATAACCCAGGACTCTTTAGCAATGCAGTATGGATATCTTTCATTTCAATATAATTCAAtttcttttacttattttttttctctctctattcttactctctcttcctctgtctgtctctttctctctctccttctatcgtTCcatcttttgctttttctctttcggtttggtctctctctctctctctctctctctctctctctctctctctccctgtcccctgCTCCTCTGTAGGGTATGGAGTCGGTGAAGAAGGAGATAGATGATTTTGGGCAGAGTGGACCGTACCGACCTCCCACGCGGTTACGGAAGAGGAGCGACTTCTCCTCCAAGGCGGCGGGCAGCGAGGCCAAGGTCTTTGAGGCCaatgagtgagtgtctgtgtcctccatctcctcctgtctgctcctcAGCTCGCCTCCCTCTCCCAACAGCACTCTGTCAGATAATGAGTTTGGGCTTATTGGGTTTCAGAGCAACGGCACCATCACTCTGTGCCCTGTCCCTGGTCTCCCAGGTCACGCTGACACTAAAATCAATTAGCGTGTGAGGACAGACACTGGCTCTCCCTTTTTCATCATCCAGAACTTAACTGAAATAGACTATAGATTATCGAAAGCCTTTCTCTGGGAAAGGCTGGAATTC containing:
- the timm44 gene encoding mitochondrial import inner membrane translocase subunit TIM44; translation: MAASLCQCYQRCVRRSCVLLLSRPYVATYDRSHLHRICVPVTNTLQTRHASGGGGGRKGFLGEFLDSLKQELSKNKEMKENIKKFREEAKKLEESDALKQARRKFKTIESETMKTSEVLRKKLGTISESVKEGLEEVSRTDLGKKIKEGVEEAAKTAKQSAETVSKSGEKLGKTGAFRAISQGMESVKKEIDDFGQSGPYRPPTRLRKRSDFSSKAAGSEAKVFEANEEAMGVVLHKDSKWYQQWKDFKDNNVVFNRFFEMKMKYDESDNAFIRASRAVTDKMTDLIGGLFSKTEMSEVLTEILKVDPNFDKDSFLKQCERDIIPNILESMIRGELEVLKDWCYEATYSQLAHPIQQARAMGLQFHSKILDIDNVDLAMGKMMEQGPVLIITFQAQLVMVIRNAKGDVVEGDPEKVLRMMYVWALCRDQEELNPYAAWRLLDISASSTEQIL